The Terriglobales bacterium genomic interval GGCGACCTGATTCCGGTGCTGGCGGGGGTGGCGCTGGGTGCGCGCATGCAAGGGCGGAACATCGCGGTGATGACCTACATCGGCGATGGGGGCCAATCTACCGGAGTGTTCCACGAAGGGCTGAACTTCGCCGCGGTGCAGAAGCTGGGACTGGTGTTGATGGTGGAAAACAACGTGTGGGCGTACTCGACGCCGACCGAGATGCAGTTCGCGGTGGAAGACCTGGCGACTCGCGCACCGGGCTATGGTGTGCCGGGAGTGATCGTGGACGGGACGGACGCCTGCCAGGTGTACGACGCGGCGCACGAAGCCTGCGAGCGAGCCCGTCGCGGCGAAGGCCCGACGCTGATCGAAGCCAAGATGATGCGCATGAAAGGCCACGCCATCCATGACGCCGCCGGGTATGTCCCGAAAGAACTGTTCGAGTTCTGGCGCAAGCGCGATCCCATTGCGCGTTTCGAGAAGTATCTGCTGGAGAAGAAGTGGCTGACACCAGCGGAGAACAAGAAACTGATCGAGGGCGTAGAAAAAGAGCTGGAAGCCGACCGCGAAGCGGCGGTGGCTTCACCGATGCCCAAGCCGGAGACGGCCGCGAGCGGTGTCTACTGCGAAGAGGGATGCCACGAAATCAAGTTGAAGTATGGGGCGGTGAAGGCAACGCGAAGAAAAGCTGAAGGCAAGCGGTTAAAGGAGACCGAAGCGGCGGTGCATTTGAAGTAGGTTTCCCGTTGTCATCCTGAGCGTAGCGAGGCGCAGCCGAGCGAACTGAATGCCAACCGTCACTTATCTCGAAGCCATCCGCCAGGGACTCTGGGAGGAGATGGAGCGCGACCCGGCGGTGTTCTGCATCGGGGAGGATATCGGCATCTACGGCGGGGCGTTCAAGGTGACCGACGGGTTCATCCATCACTTCGGGCCGGAACGGGTGATCGATACGCCGATCGCCGAGTCGGCGATCGTGGGCGCGGCGTTCGGGGCCGCGCTTACCGGGATGCGACCGGTGGTGGAGTTCCAGTTCATCGACTTCATCGTGTGCGCCTTCAATCAAATCACCAACATGCTGGCCAAGGCGCACTACCGCTGGGGCGCGCCGGTGCCGGTAGTGCTGCGCGGGCCGTGCGGCGGCAACGTGCACGGCGGTCCGTTCCACTCGCAGAACCCGGAGATGTATTTTGCGCACACGCCGGGGCTGAAGGTGGTGGCACCGGGGACGGCATACGACGCCAAGGGGCTGATCAAGAGCGCGGTGCGCGACAACAATCCCGTGCTCTTCCTGGAGCACAAGTATCTCTACCGGCGCATCAAGGAGGATCTGCCGGAAGAGGAGTACACGGTGCCGCTGGGCAAGGCGCGTGTGGCGCGCGAGGGGCACGACCTGAGCATCATTACTTATGCGGCCATGCTGCAGGTGGCGCTGGAGGCGGCGGAGACCCTGGCGAAAGAGGGGATCGACATCGAGGTGCTCGACCTGCGGACGCTCGCGCCGCTGGACCGCGAAGCCATCACCGCCACAGTGCGCAAGACGAACAAGGCTATCATCCTGCACGAAGACACGAAGACAGGCGGGATCGCGGGCGAGGTAACGGCAGTGATCCACGAAGAGTGCTTCGACGATCTGGACGGGCCGGTGGTGCGCATCGCGTCGCTGGACACGCCGGTGCCGTTCTCGCCGCCGCTGGAAGAGGTGTTCCTGCCCAAGGTGGGAGATGTAGTGCGCGAGGCGCGGCGGTTGAAGGCGTACTGATTCTCACCGCCGAGATCGCAGAGCACGCCTAGGATTCATGATCAAAAAGACACCCAAGGGATACGTGCTTTATTCGCTGTCGAAGCCGCGGCGGAAGCTAGGCGGTCCGTACAAGACGCGTGAGGAAGCGCTGAAGCGCGAGCGGCAGGTACAGTTCTTCAAGCGACGCGGGAAACACCGCCGCGGAGCGTGACAAGTGCATGGGTCCTTCGCTTCGCGAAGGATGGCACCTTCCCCGGGAACCGTGAGGGAGATGGGGATCCGTGGCTGACGGCGTCCGGTGCGGCGCTTATAATCGGAGTTTGCGCCAGGTTCGAAGTTCCCACTAGAAGAGAGCGCGGAGAGCCATGCCAACCGATGTGATCATGCCCCAGATGGGGGAATCGATATTCGAAGGCACGCTGACCAAGTGGCTGAAGAAGCCGGGCGAGAAGGTGCAGCGCGACGAGCCGCTGTTCGAGATCTCGACCGACAAGGTGGATGCCGAGATCCCGGCGCCGGCCAGCGGTGTGCTGAAGGAAATCAAAGTTCAGGAAGGCACCACGGTGCAGGTGAACACGGTGGTGGCAGTGATCGACGCCGACGGCGCGGGAGCGGCGGCGACGGCACCGGCGAAGGCTCCTCCCGCAAAGGCAGCGGAACCAGCACCAGCGAAAGCGGCTGCGGCCCCACCCAAGGCTGCACCGGCGAAAGCACCGGAGCCGGCGCGAGCGCCGGTGGTGGAAATGCCGGCGGCGGTGGCGCGCGAAGAGGGCGAGCGCATACGGTCCTCGCCGCTGGTGCGCAAGATGGCCAAAGAGCACGGCGTCGACCTGCGCCAGGTACCGGGCTCGGGACTCGAGGGCCGGATCACCAAGGAAGACATCCAGGCATTCATCGCACGCGGTGGAGCCGCGGCAGCAACTCCGGCACGGGCGGCGACGGCGCCAGCGGCCGCGGCGGCCCCGGCGCCAGTGCGCGCACCGGCGGTGGTTCCGGGCGAGATCGTGCCCATGACGGCGATACGCAAGAAGATCGCCCAGCACATGATCGAGTCACGGCGGACCAGCGCGCACGTGCACTGCGTCTATGAAGTGGACCTGACCCGCGTGGTCAAGCTCCGCGAGCGGGAGAAGAAGACCTTCGAGCAGCGCACCGGCTCGAAGCTCACCTACATGCCGTTCTTCGTAAGGGCGGCGATCAACGCCATCCGCGACTGGCCCATCATCAACTCGTCGGTCGAAGCCGAGAGCATCCATTACCACCGCAACATCAACGTGGGGATCGCGGTGGCGCTGGACTGGGGACTGATCGTGCCGGTGGTGAAGAACGCCGAGGAACGCAACTTCCTGGGACTGCAGCGGGCCATTGCCGACGTGGGCGAGCGCGCAAGATCCAAGAAGCTGACTCCGGACGACGTGCAGGGAGCAACCTTCACGGTCACCAATCCGGGACAGTTCGGCGCGCTGTACGGCCTGCCCATCATCAACCAGCCCAACGTGGCCATCATGGGCGTGGGCGGCATCTTCAAGGCGCCGGTCGTGGTGACCGATGAGGCCGGGAACGACTCCATCGCCATCCGCTCGATCGTCCACCTGGTGCTGGGCTACGACCATCGGGTGATCGACGGCGCCGTAGCCGACCAGTTCATGGCCCAGGTAAAGACGTACCTGCAGGAGTGGAACGAAGACATCTACTAGCTTGCAGGTGACAGGAAGCAGGAAAGGCGGCAGGCCGAAAGGCCTGCCGTTCGTGTCTTTAGCGGCTCTTGGCCCAGGCGGAAGCGTTCAGGCATTCGACGACGCCGTCGATGATCTTGCTGAGGCCGTTGCGGAACTTTTCTTCGTCTACCACGTCCCTGCCGGTGACGGCTTCCGAGAGAGACAGGGCCGCAGCCACAAAATCGAGCGCGGACTGTTTCTTCTCTGCGCCGCTACGGCTGCCCAGTAAGCTTTCGATTCCGTGCACAATCACAGGGATGAAGGAGATGCCGCGCAAGAGCTTGGCGAGAAAAACCATGGGAACCTCCGGTTGTCAGTGGTTAGTGGGCAGTGGCCAGTCGCAAGTGGCGAGTGCCGAGTTGGTTTTGCTACTTCCGCAGGTAGTCGATGCCGGCGTGGAAGATGGTGAGCAGGGCGGCGAGGAAGGCGCCGATGCCTCCGGCGCGCTGGGCGAAAGCTTCGTGACGTTCGACGCGCTGTTCGAGCTGGCGCAGGCGGCCGGGCTGTCCGTTGCCGACGAGGGAGCGCATCTGCTCCTTGAGGACGGCGAGGTCGGCGAGGACGCGTTGTTCGAAATCAGTCATCTGGGGAGCCTTCCGCTTTCTGCTTTCCGTCAACGACTACAGCGGATAGTCCACGTGCAGGGCGGTGGAGTAGCGGGAATAGCGCGGCGGCGAGGAGTTGTCGAACTGGCGGACGAAGAACCCCACGACGCGCGTCACGCGGGTGACGGTGAAGGACTGTGTGGTGAAGCGGCCGACGAGGTTGCGATCGTTCTCCGGTCCCCAGCCGAAGTCGCTGCGGCGGACCTCGAAACCGCCGCCGGGGGGCGCGGCGACACCGGCGTCGATGGTGACGGTGGTGGAGGTAATGGTAGTGATCTCAGCGTCGGGCAGATCGGCGATGAAGGTCGTGCCGGCGGTGGAAACGGTGAGTGGGTCCTCCGGCAGGTCGCGCAGCGCTGAGTCCTCGAGAGCAAGCGCGAGGGGCGCAGCGGCGTCGTTGGCGAAGGCAATGCGGTAACGGCAGCGGTCGTTGACGAAGTCGGCGGCTTCGACATCGACCTCGCGTACGATGGCGCTGAAGCTGGCTGCCTGTGTGGGCACGTCCACGGTGACGGCATCGCCGGGAAGGACGTCATCTGTGGTGAAGCCGGGCAGGATATCGCTCCAGACTTGGTACTCGCCGGACCAGGATACTTGCGTGGCATCGCCGAGAACGGCGAGCGCGGCGTTCTCACAGTCGGCGGCGGCGCGCGGCGGTGGATCGAGCACGCGCAAGGCGGCCGCGCGCACCCCGTCATCTGCGCCCGAGGCGAGCGCGGCGATGCTGGCGGGATCGGTGACGCGCGCCTGGGCGCGTCCGCGCCCACGGTAACGCACCACGATCTCCTCGTTGGCGACCGGAACGTACTGGGAATGAAACAGCAGTTCATTGGACTGCAGCACGATGCACTCCGCACCCTCGGCGACCGCGCCCACCAGGCGGGTGCGGAATGACTGGGCGGGAATCACGCTGCGGATCTCGGTGCTGACGGCGCGAGCGAGGCGCGTGTAGGAAAGCTGGCAATGGGCGCTGAGCGCATCCACCGGCGCGTAGGTCACAAAGGCCGGCACCGTACTGACGATGGCGTCAAGCAGGATCGTGGAGGGAGCTGCCTGAGAGCCGGGACTGGCGGGATCGACGTCGTGCACCTCGAGGACGACCCGCACGTTGGCGGGAATCGAGCTGCCACCGAGTCCGCTACCCGCAGGATGGGACGAAGAGTGGAACAGGGACTGGGTGCGGAAGGGCTGGGTGGCGTAGAGCCGCGTGGTAAGAGAATAGCCGTGACCGGCAGCCGTGGTGATGGTGGGACCGGTGGCCACGCCGTTGATCAGGGCTTGAATCTGGGACTGGCCTGCCGATGGCGTAATGCGGAATCCGGCGAGGCAGTTGGCGATGGACACCGCTCCTGAATACAGCCCGCCGAGTACGGCGTCGGTGGCCGCAGCGAAGGTGGCCTCGCCGTGCTGGAGGAGCAACGCGCCGCCGAGCTCGACCGGCTGCACGGACTCCAGACGGGTGGCGCCATCGACGCCGGTCCCGCCCTCGACGTTCAGCTTGCCGCCAGCAACGCTGAAGGCGGAGGCGGGATCCGTGACGTTCCAGAGCAGCGGGTCGAGAGCGCCGCTCTTGTACTCGTCCTCGAAGATGCCCGCATTGCGGCGCGTGAAGGGCGTGTGGGAAAGCTGGAAACGTAGCGTAAGACCGTCGCCGAGGAAGTAGTCCTTGACCCAGGCGCGGGGCTCGACGCGGCCCACGACCGTGACGTCGTTCAGGGCGGGGCCGGCGGCGAAGAGACGGAGACCGTCGGGCGTGAAACCGACGGACGATTCCGCAATCGCATGGGTGACCGCTCCGACCGGCTGGAAGCTCAATGCGCCGTCATGAGCGCGCCATACCGCGCGGGCGAGCAACCCGAGTTCGGCAGCGTGGGCTGACCACGGCCGGCTGGGGCTGGCGGAGTAGGAGTCCAAAGCCACACCATCCTGCACGGCACTGGTGTCGAAGGCGCCGGGCAGCAGGTCGTCCGCCAGTTGTTCGAGAATGGAGCCGGCGCTGCGATTGATGAAGAGAGCGCGCGAGGGCAGGCGCTTGCGGTCGAGGACGAACTCGTCGCCGTGCGCGACGATCGC includes:
- a CDS encoding thiamine pyrophosphate-dependent dehydrogenase E1 component subunit alpha; protein product: GDLIPVLAGVALGARMQGRNIAVMTYIGDGGQSTGVFHEGLNFAAVQKLGLVLMVENNVWAYSTPTEMQFAVEDLATRAPGYGVPGVIVDGTDACQVYDAAHEACERARRGEGPTLIEAKMMRMKGHAIHDAAGYVPKELFEFWRKRDPIARFEKYLLEKKWLTPAENKKLIEGVEKELEADREAAVASPMPKPETAASGVYCEEGCHEIKLKYGAVKATRRKAEGKRLKETEAAVHLK
- a CDS encoding alpha-ketoacid dehydrogenase subunit beta, giving the protein MPTVTYLEAIRQGLWEEMERDPAVFCIGEDIGIYGGAFKVTDGFIHHFGPERVIDTPIAESAIVGAAFGAALTGMRPVVEFQFIDFIVCAFNQITNMLAKAHYRWGAPVPVVLRGPCGGNVHGGPFHSQNPEMYFAHTPGLKVVAPGTAYDAKGLIKSAVRDNNPVLFLEHKYLYRRIKEDLPEEEYTVPLGKARVAREGHDLSIITYAAMLQVALEAAETLAKEGIDIEVLDLRTLAPLDREAITATVRKTNKAIILHEDTKTGGIAGEVTAVIHEECFDDLDGPVVRIASLDTPVPFSPPLEEVFLPKVGDVVREARRLKAY
- the sucB gene encoding 2-oxoglutarate dehydrogenase, E2 component, dihydrolipoamide succinyltransferase, translated to MPTDVIMPQMGESIFEGTLTKWLKKPGEKVQRDEPLFEISTDKVDAEIPAPASGVLKEIKVQEGTTVQVNTVVAVIDADGAGAAATAPAKAPPAKAAEPAPAKAAAAPPKAAPAKAPEPARAPVVEMPAAVAREEGERIRSSPLVRKMAKEHGVDLRQVPGSGLEGRITKEDIQAFIARGGAAAATPARAATAPAAAAAPAPVRAPAVVPGEIVPMTAIRKKIAQHMIESRRTSAHVHCVYEVDLTRVVKLREREKKTFEQRTGSKLTYMPFFVRAAINAIRDWPIINSSVEAESIHYHRNINVGIAVALDWGLIVPVVKNAEERNFLGLQRAIADVGERARSKKLTPDDVQGATFTVTNPGQFGALYGLPIINQPNVAIMGVGGIFKAPVVVTDEAGNDSIAIRSIVHLVLGYDHRVIDGAVADQFMAQVKTYLQEWNEDIY